The DNA region GCGCTGTGTAAGCAGCTCTCCTTAGTGACGATGACAGGAAAGTCTTGTGGGTGGGCCAGACTAGAGGTCATCCTTTGGACAGGACAGATTCACGGGGGCTATGGTTTCCCCAAGGACAATCCCTGGTCAATCCCTGGCAGGAGGGAAATGGGTACATGTTTCCTCTTTACCCAACAAATTTGAGGCAACCTGGTCCCTGGGTCATAGTTGCCCTTGTGACATCATGGCtatctcctcctctcccacccttctTGCTTCTGCCAGGACCAATGGAGCAGCAACCAGAGGGGGTGTGAACACCTGAACTACTGCCCCAAACCATGGGCGGTAAATGCTGTGTAAGACAGCCAAACACCCCCTCCCTGGAGGTAGGGAGTTAGCCCATGGCAGAGGGAAGCACCAGATGACTTCAGAAGGActcaggaggggcacctgggtggctcagtcagttaagcgtcccacccttgatttgggctcaggtcataatctcacagttgtgagattgagccctgtgttgggcttcatgccatggagcctgcttgggattctctctctcccgctctctgcccctcccccactcatgctccctctctccctctctcacattaaataaataaacttttttaaaaaatcttaaaaaaaaaaaaaaaaaagactcagaaagaATGGGGAAGTAGGCCTGTGAGGACTTTGCACAGAGACTGgtcctcactcatgctttctctctatatTCTGATTGCAGAAGTCTGGTCCAAATAAGGATGCACTAGAGACTGAGAAGCTGAAGGTAGGTGGAGCCTAGGAGCATGAGAGAACCACAGTTCATTGACCATCTGAGCACAGAGTTCTTGAAAGTGAAGGATCCATCTCTGGTCCCACAGCTGAGAAGTCAGTTCAGGGTTGCTCTCCTGTCCCCATAAATTCCCTCCCTATTCTGAGTGAGCTATGTTAAGTATGAAGAGACAGCAGAGAGGTGAGGAATCAGGATGCGGACAGGCCACTGGAAGGTGGGGCACAGTAGTGGGAACTGGAAATCCAGAGAAAGTAAAGCCTGGGTTTAGAAGGATATAGGGGTGACTGAAAGGTAGTGGAAATCAAAAGAAGTGAGGTAAAGGAAAGCCCTCAAGGGGCTATGGGTTGGCATGAGGCATCAGGAGGCAGCATCATAGGCTGGAATTTGGGTTGAGATGCAGGCCATAAATGCAGAGGTTCATCCTCAGAGGACCTTTTGGTTCCTCATATTCATGGCAGGTCTTCTGGATCAGAAATTGTTTCCACAGAACCTGTGAAGATCACAGGGCAAGcatatccccattttgtagatgaggacacTATGACTCAGAAGATGACCAATACGTCTATGGCCACAGGTAAGGTAGAAGTAGAGACAAAACCCCAcccaggactcctgggtcctCAGAACCACCAGGGGAAAGGCTAGTTACGAAAGAAGATCAGAGCTCCTTCGTGGCAGACACCAGACTTGTTGTTCATAACAAATTCATGTGGAGTCCTCTGCTTTGCTTGGTTAGAGGCTTTGTCAAAAACGCCACAGAGCAAGAATCAAGGCAGCTGAGAAGATCCAGGCCTGGTGGCGTGGCACCCTGGTACGTCGCACCCTGCTGGTGGCAGCCCTCAGGGCCTGGATGATTCAGCTCTGGTGGAGAACACTTTTGTGGAGGCGGGTTCTTAAGCAGCGGCGGGACCTGTTGAAGATCTATGTAATCCAGGAGGAGGCGGCAGTCAAGCTCCAGTCCTGGGTTCGCATGTGGCAGTGCCATCGACGTTACTGCCGAATATGCAATGCTGTCTGCATCCTTCAGGCCCCAAAGAGCTATTTTGCCTTCCAGACCAGTGATATTCTACAGGCACAATATGAAGTCACTCCCAACCAGCCGGAGTTCCATATTGAAATCCTATCAGTCTAAAAGTACCAGAGGGTGGAGAACTACTCCACTGCCCCCCAATAAATGTCTGACCAGGTTTTGTGTGTCTCAGTGACTCCTACACCATGAAGACCCCAAGGCCTCCACCTTCTGGCTCTATCCAAATCAGAAACTGCTACCTGAGGCTGTTCTCACACATCAAGAGCCAAGTGTACCATTCCATAGCCCTGGCACCATTATCTCCTGATCTTGCAATTGGGAGCAGTTAGGCTTTATATTCCCAAAGACTCCAGGCACCTCTTCTTATGAGAGTTGCCTTTGAATCCATGCTCTGTTAGCCTGCCATCATGAGCCAGCTGGGGCTTGCACCCATTGGCTATCTATTTGGCAAGCCCCTGGACAGAAGTCAAACACTTTGCTGGCTCTTGAGAGCAGTACAGCCCATAGAATGCACAGGAGGCTGACCTTAGTGGTGACTAGGCACAAGGTTTTTCAAGTTTTGTGCTAATTTGGAtgctgttttctttgggaaatagCAGGTATCATGATCTTAAGGAACCTCAGCTCTGCTTCCATCCTCAGGACCAGCTTCTCCAGGGTGCTGAAACACAAATAGGGCTCCCACTGGTATCACTGCCACCCTATGTGTGACACCATTCTTAGTAACTTCAGTATTAACTTAGATGATGCTCCAAGCCCCTTGCCTCTTACCTCCAGTGATTTTGACTTCCATTTTACCTGAATCACCCACTCCTATAATTGCACCAGAGATTGTTGCTTTTCAAGCTGCCTTTAAGgaatggcctttaaaaaaaaaaagtgtccaatCCATCATATACTAATTCTtttgtaaaacaataaaaatgaattgtggGAAAAAACAAGTAGAAAAGGTATACAGAATATAAGGCTTACTTTTGTTAGGCTGGACACACATAAAATTTCTGTTTCAATTTGCTATACAAATTTCTAAGTGCTTAATCTCAATCTTTGTACTTAATCTCAGTGGTAGCAAATGCTCACCATACTTTGGGTGGCATTGTCCTGGTCCTTGTCATAACTGACCACAGCAACACAAATACTGATTTTAATAATCTTGGTCTCTAACTTTTGCTTTCTATGCTTTAGGGCAGAAGTCAGAAAACTATGGCTTGCAGTTGAGTGGTTGTGATTGTGACATCAATCCTAAaatactatctggtcctttacagaaaaagtttgtcaacCTCTGTGTTAGAGTCGCTGCTTCTTATGCATTGATCCAAATGTTTCTTCAGTCCTAATAAGGACTTCCCAAAGATTGACCTTACCAGTATTGTACTACCCTTTTCCCCAGCTCAGATTCCATTCTCTGTCGAGGATTCTCTTACAATTTTACCACTGTtggccctctctctccacctttgtGTGAACCCAACCCTTCACCTACTTCATCCACAAGAAAAGCTGAATTTCcgtgaagaaaaacaaatcaccaTATTGCGTGGTTTGGGTTTATCTTCAAGACCACAGATGGACAGACTTGCTTCTCAAGACACTTCTctgtaaatttgttttttgaCCTGAAGATTTCACATCACTTCCTTTTTCCTCAAATGCgctattcttcctcttttccttttgacCTCAAATGGTGATATCACTACACCCTTAACTGAGAAAATGGTAGCAGACTGGACTTCCGTCTCCCTACTGTCTCATCCTCCATCTCAGCTGGCCTTTTTTTACCACACTCATTGCCTTCCTTAGTTGAAGTGAATTATCTTTGCCCCATCCAATGCCACCCCTTCTACTTTGCTCTTCTGGTGCTCTTCGTTTCCTTTTGCCCACTGTCACCTCTTGCCTTTGCAATGATGTTGTTCtgtaatttcatttgtttctctgaactggtttcttccttttcacCAAATCATTTACATCAGCATAAGTATCCTCCACCATTAAAAAGTCCATTCTTGACTACCTCCTATCCAGTTCTCTGCATCTTCTTAGAGCAAAACATGTTGTGACTGTTTCCTCTCTCGCTTTTCCCATTCTCTCATAAATTCACTCCAATTGGTCTTTCCTTCCCCCCAACTCCACGGAAGCTACACTGGTCAAGGGTATTGATTGAGAGAGATTGTTtacaaaaatgaccaaaattaCTGTCCTCCTTGTATCCATGCAcctttgcaatgtgactttgtAGCTCGATCAATAACAGACAGAGGCTACTTAACCTCTTCTTGTAGCTAGGCCTCCCTGTGACTTTCTTTGGCCAATAGTATGCAGTAAAAGTGATATTGTGCTGGTTGCAAGCCTAGACTTTAAGAGGTCTTAAACAACCATCTCCCATGCGAACAAGGAGATTACCACTGTTGCATGAGACAACATATGGGACAGAGATGAGCTGTCTCTGATGAGGCCATCTTACATCACCAGCCCCCATCACACCTACCAACAGACCACATATTTTTAGCGAACCCAGTTGAGAACAGAAAAATCACCCAGATGATCCTAGCTCAAATTGTCACTCCACAGACCCGTGAGTTCTATAAATGGTTATTGTTTTGAGTCTCTATGTTTTGGTGGTTGGTTGAACAACAAAAACTAACACCATCTAAAATCACCAACTAACTTGCTTACATGAAAATGGTGAATCCTctgttctctgccttctctctgcatCAGACTACAAGTTGACAACTCTCTCTTACTTGAAACACTCTGTTTGGCTTCAGGAACATCACActctcctgctttttcttcaCTGGCTGCTTTTTCTTAATCTTATCAATGGCTTCTTCATTGATGAGCCTCTAACCTATGAGGGGCTCAATCATAAAAGTTCTTTTAGTCCCTCTTAATGTGTACTCCCAGATAATATCATCGACATGGTCTTAGCTATCTGCTATA from Panthera leo isolate Ple1 chromosome A2, P.leo_Ple1_pat1.1, whole genome shotgun sequence includes:
- the IQCF3 gene encoding IQ domain-containing protein F3 isoform X2 — protein: MGGKCCKSGPNKDALETEKLKRLCQKRHRARIKAAEKIQAWWRGTLVRRTLLVAALRAWMIQLWWRTLLWRRVLKQRRDLLKIYVIQEEAAVKLQSWVRMWQCHRRYCRICNAVCILQAPKSYFAFQTSDILQAQYEVTPNQPEFHIEILSV
- the IQCF3 gene encoding IQ domain-containing protein F3 isoform X1, yielding MGGKCCVRQPNTPSLEKSGPNKDALETEKLKRLCQKRHRARIKAAEKIQAWWRGTLVRRTLLVAALRAWMIQLWWRTLLWRRVLKQRRDLLKIYVIQEEAAVKLQSWVRMWQCHRRYCRICNAVCILQAPKSYFAFQTSDILQAQYEVTPNQPEFHIEILSV